One window of the Chryseobacterium sp. CY350 genome contains the following:
- a CDS encoding relaxase/mobilization nuclease domain-containing protein, with amino-acid sequence MIIKILGLSGSDFHGVKYNDKKVENGKGELMLLKNFPSFINESSNQQQVRDYLKSVSKNEKVKKPQLHAVISTKFQNHSKDELTKVAENFMEEMGYGMQPFMVVFHNDTDNNHIHIVSTRVDKQTGKKINDSYERLKAQKALSITMEKLYGQKPEEELEKLLNYKISSLNQLETLLKRNGYKIGKNTNDENSFNIFKNGVIQQKLAANQIVFDNSQNDKRAKQIKAILSKYKELYSNKVFKVEDKRYQESMLPKENLRENDSNMKIAFESELQKKLKDVFGIDMVFHQKEDKNPFGYTVIDHKTGKVYKGSDIMKINEVFEFTSDKLDKKTFEILKDYNIRSQETKKILLEFFKKNNTETQIKDFMLFGNRGKKDLETYRKVQFEVKDFIKNNKNTNDEKNISITKGEDGKMYAVHTRFHYIGELQSLIGEKEYQKFLNPIQANENRTENNERNALSKAVNEMLFELLNSSRTAKDPAEIELKKRRKKRR; translated from the coding sequence ATGATCATTAAAATTTTAGGTTTATCTGGATCTGATTTCCACGGGGTAAAGTACAATGATAAAAAAGTAGAGAATGGGAAAGGAGAATTGATGTTATTGAAAAATTTTCCTTCGTTCATTAATGAATCTAGCAATCAACAACAAGTTAGAGATTATTTAAAATCAGTATCAAAAAATGAGAAGGTAAAAAAGCCGCAATTGCACGCTGTTATTTCAACCAAGTTTCAGAATCATAGCAAAGATGAATTGACCAAAGTGGCGGAAAATTTTATGGAAGAGATGGGATATGGAATGCAACCATTTATGGTAGTTTTTCATAATGATACAGATAATAATCACATACACATTGTTTCTACCAGAGTCGATAAACAGACCGGAAAGAAGATCAATGACAGTTATGAAAGGCTTAAAGCACAAAAAGCATTAAGCATTACAATGGAAAAATTGTATGGTCAGAAACCGGAAGAAGAACTGGAAAAACTGCTGAACTACAAAATAAGTTCGCTTAATCAGTTGGAAACTCTACTCAAAAGAAATGGATATAAGATAGGCAAAAACACAAATGATGAAAATTCTTTTAACATTTTTAAAAATGGGGTAATACAGCAAAAACTGGCAGCAAATCAGATTGTTTTCGATAACAGTCAAAATGATAAAAGGGCAAAACAGATCAAAGCCATACTAAGCAAATACAAAGAATTGTATTCCAATAAGGTTTTTAAAGTGGAAGATAAAAGATATCAAGAATCTATGCTTCCAAAAGAAAATTTACGAGAAAATGATTCAAATATGAAGATTGCCTTTGAAAGCGAGCTCCAAAAAAAGCTGAAAGATGTTTTCGGGATCGATATGGTTTTTCATCAAAAAGAAGATAAAAATCCTTTTGGCTACACCGTAATCGACCACAAAACAGGAAAAGTATATAAAGGAAGTGATATTATGAAAATAAATGAAGTATTTGAATTTACTTCTGATAAGCTAGATAAGAAGACTTTTGAAATACTGAAGGATTATAATATTCGTAGCCAGGAAACAAAAAAGATCCTGCTTGAATTTTTTAAGAAGAATAATACGGAAACACAGATCAAGGACTTTATGCTATTTGGAAACCGCGGTAAAAAAGATCTGGAAACCTACCGAAAAGTCCAGTTTGAAGTAAAGGACTTTATTAAAAATAACAAAAACACAAATGATGAAAAAAATATTTCAATTACCAAAGGAGAGGACGGAAAGATGTATGCGGTTCATACGCGGTTCCATTATATCGGAGAGCTACAATCATTAATTGGAGAAAAGGAATATCAAAAATTTCTGAATCCGATACAAGCAAATGAAAACCGAACTGAAAATAATGAAAGAAATGCTTTAAGCAAAGCTGTAAACGAAATGTTATTTGAATTATTAAACAGTTCAAGAACAGCAAAAGACCCTGCTGAAATAGAACTCAAAAAACGAAGAAAAAAAAGAAGATAA
- a CDS encoding NADPH-dependent F420 reductase, translating into MEIGIIGVGHIGKTLALKLAAAGHNVAVANSSGPENIDAAVLETGAKALTAQDAVHNKDVIILSVPLNRIPDIAPLLASVPEEVTVIDTSNYYPARDMIIDNIDQGSVESVWVTEQLGRLIAKAWNAIGSQSLEKNGKLSGASDRIAIPFAADRDHDRDITKKLIEDTGFDAYYTGSLADSWRQQPGAPVYCTDLTADEIHYR; encoded by the coding sequence ATGGAAATAGGAATTATAGGCGTAGGCCATATCGGAAAAACTTTAGCATTAAAATTAGCAGCAGCAGGGCACAACGTGGCAGTTGCTAATTCCAGTGGCCCGGAAAATATTGATGCAGCTGTGTTAGAGACAGGGGCAAAAGCTCTGACAGCGCAAGATGCTGTACACAACAAGGACGTGATCATTCTGTCTGTGCCCTTAAACAGGATACCGGATATTGCACCGCTTTTGGCATCAGTGCCGGAAGAAGTTACGGTAATAGATACTTCTAATTACTATCCTGCCAGAGACATGATAATTGATAATATAGACCAAGGGTCAGTAGAGAGTGTATGGGTAACAGAACAGTTAGGACGTTTGATCGCCAAAGCCTGGAATGCGATAGGTTCTCAATCCCTCGAGAAAAATGGAAAACTTTCCGGAGCTTCGGATCGTATTGCAATCCCTTTTGCGGCTGACCGTGATCATGATCGGGACATTACAAAGAAATTGATAGAGGATACTGGATTTGATGCTTATTACACAGGCTCATTAGCTGATTCATGGAGACAGCAACCCGGAGCTCCTGTTTATTGTACAGATCTGACCGCAGATGAAATACATTATCGATAA
- a CDS encoding NADPH-dependent F420 reductase yields the protein MITINKNNMEIGIIGSGNIGSALAGHLTKLGHRVSIANSRGPESLTELESKTGAQAVTVETAASAKEIVIIAIPVRAMVHLPSHILSASTATVIDAGNYYPSRDGKIAEISNGKTDSEWVSKVIGHPVIKAFNNIVAQSLAEKTSPKESSNRIALSIAGDNNEQKRMVMKLIDEIGFDPIDGGSLSESWRQQPGEPAYCQDLDRDKLKIALQVADISNRAQNLAAADEMARPYF from the coding sequence ATTATCACAATAAATAAAAATAATATGGAAATAGGAATTATTGGTTCTGGTAACATCGGAAGTGCCCTGGCCGGACATTTGACTAAATTGGGTCACAGAGTTTCAATTGCCAATTCACGTGGACCGGAAAGTTTAACGGAACTAGAATCGAAAACAGGAGCCCAAGCAGTTACCGTAGAGACAGCAGCAAGTGCAAAAGAAATTGTTATCATCGCTATCCCTGTTAGAGCAATGGTACATTTGCCGTCCCACATTCTATCAGCATCTACAGCAACAGTTATCGATGCGGGAAATTATTATCCGTCTCGTGATGGAAAAATTGCTGAGATTTCCAATGGAAAAACAGACAGCGAATGGGTTTCAAAAGTTATCGGTCACCCGGTGATCAAAGCATTTAATAATATTGTTGCCCAAAGTCTGGCTGAGAAAACTTCACCGAAGGAAAGTTCAAACAGGATAGCATTGTCTATTGCCGGCGATAATAATGAACAAAAACGTATGGTGATGAAACTTATTGATGAAATTGGATTTGATCCAATTGACGGTGGATCGCTATCTGAATCTTGGAGACAGCAACCCGGCGAACCTGCTTACTGTCAGGATTTGGATAGGGATAAATTGAAAATCGCATTACAAGTAGCAGACATCAGCAATCGTGCTCAGAACCTTGCTGCTGCTGATGAAATGGCAAGGCCTTACTTTTAA
- a CDS encoding LLM class oxidoreductase — protein sequence MLGIPLNAAQLDEPILKILLDNARPSPYDPRSVNALKIAKEGWSVRDILAHGVIDYHPVIVGPGIEAADHMQEWFEAGAADGFWISPDVNSDGIDAFVDQVVPILQERGLFHHDYQGKTLREHLGALDQYGIDPRI from the coding sequence ATGTTGGGTATCCCCCTTAATGCGGCTCAGCTTGACGAACCGATCTTAAAAATACTATTGGATAATGCGAGACCATCGCCTTATGATCCTCGTTCGGTAAATGCATTAAAAATAGCAAAAGAAGGCTGGAGTGTCCGTGATATCCTTGCCCACGGAGTGATCGATTATCATCCTGTCATTGTTGGTCCCGGTATCGAAGCCGCAGATCATATGCAGGAATGGTTTGAAGCAGGTGCAGCGGATGGCTTCTGGATCTCTCCAGATGTCAATTCAGATGGAATCGATGCTTTTGTTGATCAGGTAGTTCCCATTTTACAGGAACGTGGACTTTTTCATCATGATTATCAAGGCAAAACTTTACGTGAGCATCTCGGTGCTTTAGATCAATATGGAATTGATCCCCGAATTTGA
- a CDS encoding toxin-antitoxin system YwqK family antitoxin yields MKNPTRYSVVQERLSPLISLPFILSLGLLLLNDFFLKGAYHNVITGKLSDICGLFIFSIFWSSLLPKYKAGIFISTALLFIYWKSGYSQSFIEFFSRNFFQIERTVDSTDLLTLPVLVQAWFCLKGNMKSLQASEWQNKLNPYLIAAVSLFSFYSTSKPRDIQRLEQPQYILLNSEVPADSTYFDGLQYYKFGSLLVVRIDELSISQRPSKNDDYNKNKEIKNLDQKVSQMLGNTTHLITPGQITSLQIKASDGEDDVTFNGGRLDGKFIRMKNGKIIIEGLYKMGIEDSVWIFRNSDGQAIREITFVNGERTKIRHYKNNTYIKSEKIDTRADTIRNKGIQISVLILLLVSVVFMIIINRRKSPQKLKIQTIWKWLLCLSLPLIVCLLLYIITLLLDDFNHDIFAALGLAILIYFLTCPLFFIIVFWIKPSKQIDILWYSLIFALCFSIWIESDIFLKLLV; encoded by the coding sequence ATGAAAAATCCAACCAGATATTCCGTTGTGCAAGAAAGGTTAAGCCCCCTTATCTCATTGCCATTTATCCTATCTTTGGGGCTATTGCTGCTGAATGACTTTTTTCTAAAAGGCGCGTATCATAATGTTATCACCGGCAAGCTTTCGGATATATGTGGATTATTCATATTCTCAATTTTTTGGTCTTCTCTACTACCAAAATATAAAGCAGGAATATTCATATCTACTGCTCTACTTTTTATTTATTGGAAGAGTGGATATTCACAATCATTCATTGAATTTTTCAGCAGAAACTTTTTTCAAATTGAACGTACCGTAGATAGTACTGATCTTCTGACATTACCTGTTTTAGTTCAAGCGTGGTTCTGTCTAAAGGGTAACATGAAAAGTTTGCAAGCTTCGGAATGGCAAAACAAGTTAAATCCTTACTTAATTGCAGCCGTTTCCTTATTTTCATTTTATTCCACGAGCAAGCCACGAGACATCCAAAGGCTAGAACAACCGCAGTATATACTTTTAAATTCAGAAGTACCTGCAGATAGTACCTACTTTGATGGTTTACAATACTACAAATTTGGCTCGTTACTCGTTGTAAGAATCGATGAGCTCAGCATCTCTCAAAGACCTTCAAAAAATGATGATTACAACAAGAATAAAGAAATTAAAAATTTGGATCAAAAGGTTTCTCAGATGCTTGGCAATACAACACATCTGATAACTCCTGGTCAAATAACATCCTTACAAATTAAAGCTTCTGACGGTGAGGATGATGTCACCTTCAACGGTGGGCGTTTGGATGGAAAATTTATCAGGATGAAGAATGGAAAGATTATCATCGAAGGTCTATATAAAATGGGTATTGAAGATTCTGTCTGGATTTTTAGAAATAGTGATGGACAGGCAATTCGCGAAATAACCTTCGTAAATGGAGAGCGTACAAAAATTCGACATTATAAAAATAATACATATATTAAATCTGAAAAAATCGATACCCGCGCAGATACCATCAGAAATAAGGGCATTCAAATAAGCGTCCTTATTTTGCTGCTTGTGAGTGTCGTCTTTATGATCATTATCAATCGACGCAAGTCGCCGCAAAAGCTAAAAATTCAAACAATATGGAAGTGGCTTCTATGTTTAAGCTTACCTTTGATTGTATGTTTGTTACTTTACATTATTACATTGTTATTGGATGACTTTAACCACGATATTTTTGCTGCGTTAGGATTAGCGATTCTAATCTATTTTTTAACTTGTCCCTTGTTTTTCATTATAGTTTTTTGGATAAAACCAAGTAAACAAATTGATATCCTATGGTACAGTCTTATATTCGCATTATGTTTTAGTATTTGGATAGAAAGTGACATCTTTCTAAAACTGTTGGTTTAG
- a CDS encoding ParA family protein, which translates to MIITFATQKGGTGKTTLAIAFANYISTISERKINVFDFDYQKSFYYKWKDDELSENPKLYEVEIIGEEDQQPFADFETLINLKDSDEINLFDLAGTLDVKYSDLLIYSDFIVIPFEYSDVSVKSTLVFINMLGLLESEAERVFIRSKYDKGYKYLNQEGNDNELKKFGLLLENPVFKKNCLQKIDTRKLTYEQKYGVRKSFDELIEYINQTLKITL; encoded by the coding sequence ATGATTATCACATTTGCTACACAAAAAGGAGGAACCGGAAAAACAACGTTAGCCATTGCTTTTGCAAATTATATTTCTACGATTTCGGAAAGAAAAATCAATGTATTTGATTTTGATTACCAGAAATCCTTTTACTACAAATGGAAAGATGATGAATTATCAGAAAATCCGAAATTGTATGAAGTGGAAATTATTGGTGAAGAGGATCAACAACCATTTGCAGACTTTGAGACCCTCATTAATTTAAAAGATAGCGATGAAATCAATCTCTTTGATTTGGCTGGAACATTAGATGTAAAATACAGCGATCTGCTCATTTACAGTGATTTTATCGTGATTCCGTTTGAGTATTCAGATGTTTCTGTCAAGTCCACCTTGGTCTTCATCAATATGTTGGGGCTATTGGAAAGTGAGGCTGAAAGAGTATTTATTCGTTCCAAATATGATAAGGGCTACAAGTATCTGAATCAGGAAGGAAATGACAACGAACTAAAAAAATTCGGATTGCTACTGGAAAATCCTGTATTCAAAAAAAACTGCCTACAGAAGATTGATACCAGAAAGCTGACCTACGAACAAAAATACGGGGTAAGAAAATCATTCGATGAACTGATAGAATATATTAATCAAACCTTGAAGATCACCCTTTGA
- a CDS encoding winged helix-turn-helix transcriptional regulator: protein MATKKPYLSCLDSVKPVRDALDVINGKWKLPIIISVGVGNERFTDIQDSIPGITPKAMAKDLKELEQHKLIERIVTNDYPVKITYKWTPYAKTLTPIIDALKDWGTKHKQEIMKG from the coding sequence ATGGCAACAAAAAAACCTTACTTATCTTGCTTGGACAGCGTAAAACCAGTGCGTGATGCATTGGATGTAATCAATGGAAAATGGAAATTACCGATTATCATTTCTGTAGGTGTAGGCAATGAGCGATTTACAGATATTCAAGACAGTATCCCTGGGATTACACCCAAGGCGATGGCAAAAGACCTGAAAGAATTGGAACAACATAAGTTGATTGAAAGAATTGTTACCAACGATTATCCTGTAAAGATAACTTACAAATGGACGCCCTATGCGAAAACTTTAACACCCATCATTGATGCGCTTAAAGATTGGGGGACAAAACACAAGCAGGAAATAATGAAAGGTTAA